In Pseudomonas grandcourensis, the DNA window GAGGTACTCCATCAGCTTCGCGCCATCGCGGTTGAAGGGATGAAAAACGCTGTCATTGATCCCGTCGAATTCCAGCGGCGCCACATTGAACAGATCGCAGAGTTTGCGGTTGAACGCTGGCGTCGCCTTGACCCAGCGATCCTGCAAGTAAAATTCGGTGTAGCCGTGCATGGCAAACATGTCGCTCTTGAGCAACTCAAGCAGCCGTGGCGTCGACAAATGATTGCGCACATCCGCCAGGCCGATCCGCGCAGGAATCCCGCAATGCCGCGCAGCACCTGCCAGCAACGTGGCCTTGGGAACGCAGTAGCTCTCCCCGGCCGCCAGCGCATAACTGCCGCGCAGGGTCTGCGGGTCGCGACTGAATGTGTACGGGTTGTAGCGCACCGCTTCGCGCACGGCGTAATAGAGACTGATCGCCTGCTCCAGCGGATCGCGACTGGCGCCACGGTGCTTTTCGGCGAACTCCACCACGGACGGATGGTCACTATCGATGAAGCGGCCGGGACTCAGGTACTCGTGCATGAGAATAATCTCCTGGGGAAGCCCCGAGTCTAGCGAGAGCCTCAGCACAGAGATAACGACGTTTCGGCCAAACATGGGCGCTTTGCCGCTCGCTCAATCAACGCTTTTCCCACGATTCCAATCACATCGCTCCAACCAGCCTGTTTCGCGGATGCCGTCTAAGCTCTGTGGGCTGGTTCGCCCTGGTTTCACGGAGGAATGAATATGCTGCTGTTGTGGATACTGGTTCTGCTGGTCGGGATTGCTTATTTGGCCCACCGCCGCATCGCCCCACTGCCCGCCTTGGTCATCGTGGCCATCTATGTCGTGGCCATGGGCGCTTTCAGCCGCGCGCCGGGCTGGTTGTTGCTGGTTTTCTGGGTGTTGATCGCCGCCGTCGCAGCCCCCCTGCTGCTGCCCGACCTGCGCCGCAAATTGTTCAGTGCGCCGATGTTCAACTGGTTCCAGAAAACCTTGCCGCCGATGTCGCAAACCGAACGCGATGCCATCGACGCCGGCACGGTCTGGTGGGACGGCGAGCTGTTCAGTGGCCGTCCGGACTGGAGCAAACTGCTGTCCTATCCCAAGGCGCAATTAAATGAAGAGGAACAGGCTTTCATCGACGGGCCGACCGAAACACTCTGCACCATGGTCAATGAATGGCAACTCGGTCAAACCATGGACCTGCCGCCGCAAGCCTGGACCTTCATCAAGGACAACGGCTTTTTCGCCCTGATCATCCCCAAGGAGTTTGGCGGCAAGGGCTTCTCCGCCTATGCCCACTCACAAGTGGCGATGAAACTGGCGAGCCACAGCGGCGACCTCGCCTCCACCGTGATGGTCCCCAACTCCCTCGGCCCGGCCGAACTGTTGCTGCACTACGGCACCGACGAACAACGCAATCATTACCTGCCTCGCCTGGCGCGCGGTGACGACATCCCGTGCTTTGCCCTGACCGGTCCGCTGGCCGGCTCCGACGCCGGCGGCATGCCGGACTCCGGGGTGATCTGCAAAGGTGAATGGGAAGGCCAGGAAGTCCTCGGCCTGCGCCTGAACTGGGAAAAACGCTACATCACCCTCGGCCCGGTGGCCACCCTCCTCGGCCTGGCCTTCAAGGCCTACGACCCGGATCACCTGCTGGGCGACAAGGAAGACCTGGGCATCAGCCTGGCGCTGATTCCGACCGACATCGCCGGTGTCGACATCGGTCGCCGGCATCTGCCCTTGGGCGCCGCGTTCATGAATGGCCCGAACTCAGGCAAGGATGTGTTCGTCCCGCTGGAGTTCCTCATCGGTGGCCAGGAAATGCTCGGCAAAGGCTGGATGATGCTGATGAATTGCCTGTCGGTCGGGCGTTCGATTTCCCTGCCCGCGGTGGGCACCGGCATGGCCAAGTTCACCAGCCTGGTGACGGGCCAGTACGCTCAGGTTCGCGAGCAGTTCAATGTGCCGATTGCCACGTTCGAAGGCATCCAGGAAGCCATGGCCCGCATTGGCGGCAATGCCTGGATGATGGACGCCGCCCGCATGCTCACCGCCAATGCTGTCGATCTGGGCGAGAAGCCGTCGGTGCTGTCGGCGATTCTCAAGTACCACCTGACCGAGCGCGGCCGCGACTGCATCAGCGATGCCATGGATGTGCACGGCGGCAAGGCGATCATCATGGGGCCGAACAATTACCTCGGCCGCAAATGGAACGGCGCACCGATTTTCATCACCGTCGAAGGCGCGAACATTCTCTCGCGCAACTTGATGATCTTCGGCCAGGGCGCGATTCGCTGCCATCCCTTCGTGCTCAAGGAAATGGCCCTCGCCGGCCGTGAGGACAAGGATCAGGCGCTCAGAGAGTTCGATGAGCTGCTGCTCAAGCACATCGGTTTTGCCGTGGGCAACGCCGCCAGTACGCTGGTTCTCAATCTCGGTTTCGGGCACCTGGAACACA includes these proteins:
- a CDS encoding transglutaminase family protein, which gives rise to MHEYLSPGRFIDSDHPSVVEFAEKHRGASRDPLEQAISLYYAVREAVRYNPYTFSRDPQTLRGSYALAAGESYCVPKATLLAGAARHCGIPARIGLADVRNHLSTPRLLELLKSDMFAMHGYTEFYLQDRWVKATPAFNRKLCDLFNVAPLEFDGINDSVFHPFNRDGAKLMEYLVDHGQFADVPETFFFEHLEKCYPHLFGEQQQPLLGDMQSDLSRA
- a CDS encoding acyl-CoA dehydrogenase; amino-acid sequence: MLLLWILVLLVGIAYLAHRRIAPLPALVIVAIYVVAMGAFSRAPGWLLLVFWVLIAAVAAPLLLPDLRRKLFSAPMFNWFQKTLPPMSQTERDAIDAGTVWWDGELFSGRPDWSKLLSYPKAQLNEEEQAFIDGPTETLCTMVNEWQLGQTMDLPPQAWTFIKDNGFFALIIPKEFGGKGFSAYAHSQVAMKLASHSGDLASTVMVPNSLGPAELLLHYGTDEQRNHYLPRLARGDDIPCFALTGPLAGSDAGGMPDSGVICKGEWEGQEVLGLRLNWEKRYITLGPVATLLGLAFKAYDPDHLLGDKEDLGISLALIPTDIAGVDIGRRHLPLGAAFMNGPNSGKDVFVPLEFLIGGQEMLGKGWMMLMNCLSVGRSISLPAVGTGMAKFTSLVTGQYAQVREQFNVPIATFEGIQEAMARIGGNAWMMDAARMLTANAVDLGEKPSVLSAILKYHLTERGRDCISDAMDVHGGKAIIMGPNNYLGRKWNGAPIFITVEGANILSRNLMIFGQGAIRCHPFVLKEMALAGREDKDQALREFDELLLKHIGFAVGNAASTLVLNLGFGHLEHTPGDKLSQGYFRALNRQAAAFALLADLSMMLLGGALKRRERLSARLGDVLSNLYLASAALKRYNDLDSPQYMTPLLTWAMEESLGQAERAMDELLSNFPNKVVGYLLRVIVFPFGRRHKGPSDKLGAEVAGVIGRAKGDPALEEVLLGCYRPQGSDDPVGALQHACNLLSAAQPLQKKLHVALKSGQVNPVAGESVIDAALEAGVLQPVEAQTLREAEAARRKVIDVDDFDQEALALAEGKIR